The window CGACGTCGCGGCTTTCCTGGCTCGGCATCAGCGGCCGCTGATCAGCCACCCTTTGATCTGACATGGCGCGAAAGTTCGGAGGGGTGGATTCGCCGATGGAGGAATTGAGCCAGTCGTTCAGCGACATGCCGGCGCGCCGTGCGGCGGCCTCGGCCCGCTCGCGGACAGATGGATCGATGCCTTCAACACTCCACGATACGCGCGAATTCATGATTCCGTCCGGTTTCGACTCCGGCGCCCCACCTAGCGCCTTCAGCCTCCCCGCGCGTCCCTGGAGGAGAGACAATCGAATTCCGCGCAGGTCGTCTGCCTCTGCTGCTGACTTTTTCGCGTTACGGTAAAGAACCGGTTAAGGAATTGGCCGGCCGGCCCGGAAAGTTGCCCTAAATCCCCGAAATCGATCGAGGTTCCGTCGGCGCCGGACGCAAGGCTCAGCCGTTGTGTTCGCGTTGGTTTGCGTTGATCGGCGTGACATTCGCCCCGATGGCGGTGGCCGAGAGGGTGTGGAGCGCCTCTTCGCACCACTCCACCACGGCCCGCTCGTGACGAAGGCCCAGGCGAAGCCCGAGCAGCTTGCCGGTATCTGCGGGCGATGTGGCGCCGTCAGCGAAGCGCTTTCGCAGGATGCGCTCATAGCGGGCGAGGCGGTCGCGATGGTACTCCAGCCGCGCCATCAGGTCGGCGCGCAACGGGTCGATGTCGACGCTGTCGAGCGCGTACAGCCGCACTAGCAGGTCGTCCTTGATCGACGGCGGGCTGCTCGGCCGGGCCGCCCAGTGCCGCAAGCTCGCTTTGCCTTCGGCGGTCAAGGTGTAGACCAGTTTGTTGGGCTTGCCCGACTGCACGACCTCGCGGCCCTGAACGTGGCCGCGATCGCGCAGTTTGGTGAGCTCGCGATAAATCTGCTGGTGGTCGGCCTTCCAGAAGAACCCGATCGACGCATCGAACGTCTTGGCGAGCTCATAGCCCGTCATCGGACGTTCCGTCAGGCAGACCAGGATCGCGTCACCGAGCGCCAAAACGCCAACCCTCCGTCCTTGCACCCCTCGTATTCTTGACTTTATGCATAAAGGCGCATATGCGTCAACGTGCATAAGCTTTGGTCTCGCTCAAAAATGGAAAAGCCATGCCGCTTCCAGCCTCGCTGCAGGGTCGACTTGAGCTGCCGGTACTCGGCGCGCCGCTGTTCATCGTGTCGGGGCCTGAACTCGTCATCGCCCAATGCAAGGCCGGCATCGTCGGCTCGTTTCCGGCCCTGAACGCGCGCCCGGTCGAGAAACTCGACGAGTGGCTAACGCGGATCGAGAACGAACTCGGCGAATACCAGGCGCTGCACCCGGAGAAAAAAGTCGCGCCCTACGCGGTCAACCAGATCTGCCACGTCTCCAATGACCGGCTAATGCAGGACATGGAGACCTGCGTAAAGCATCGCGTTCCCATCATCATCACCTCGTTGCGGCCGCCGTCGGAAATCGTCGAGGCCGCGCATTCCTATGGCGGCGTGGTGTTCCACGATGTCATCAACGTCAAGCACGCGCGGAAAGCCGCCGAGCAGGGTGTCGATGGTCTGATTCTGGTTTGCGCCGGCGCCGGCGGACATGCCGGCACGCTGTCGCCATTCGCGCTGGTGCGCGAAGTGAAGCAATGGTTCAAGGGCACCATCCTGTTGTCGGGCGCGATCGCCGACGGCTGGAGCATCGCGTCCGCGCTCGCGCTCGGCGCCGATCTGGCCTATATGGGCACCCGCTTCATCGCGACCGAAGAAGCCAATGCCGATCGGGCTTACAAGAACGCGCTCACCGCGCATGCCGCGCACGACATCGTCTATTCGAACCTGTTCACCGGCGTGCACGGCAACTATCTCGGGCCGTCGATCGCGGCCGCAGGCCTCGATCCCAACAATCTGCCGGTCGCCGACAAGTCGAAGATGAATTTCGGCTCCGGCGGCAACATGAAGGTCAAGGCGTGGCGCGACATCTGGGGCTCCGGACAGGGTATCGGGCAGATCACGGACGCGCCGCCGGTCGCCGAACTGGCGGAGCGGCTGAAGCTCGAATTTGCCGACGCCAGCGGCGATTTTGTAAAGCGGATCAGCGCTTGAGCGCTTGAACAAAACGCGATGTCGGGCAGCCGCAAATGCGGCCGGAATTTCACGCAACGGGAGACGTCCGATGAGCATGACCGGCCTTGAGAAGTGGTACGGCTACATGAAGTCCCACGACGACGCGGCGCTGTGGGATCTGCTTGACCCTGACGCGGTGTTCGAAAGCCCCGTCGTGCACACGCCGCAGCGCGGGCGCGACATCACGTTCAAATATCTTTCGAGCGCGGGCAAGGTGCTGGGCGGCGCGGGTTTTGTCTATACCGGCGAATGGCGGAGCGATGCCGGTGCGGTGCTCGAGTTCGAAACCGAGATCGACGGAATAAAACTCAACGGCGTCGATATCATCCGTTTCGGCGACGATGGCCGCATCACCCATTTCAAGGTGATGGTGCGCCCGCTCAAGGCGATCAACCTGCTGCACCGGCTGATGGGAGAGCAACTGGCGAAGTAGTGACGTGAATTTGCTCAAAGGCTGCTTCGAAAACTGCTTTGGGCCACCGGAATCGGCTAAGGTCCATTTCTGGACCTTAAGCAATTGCGGCTCTGCAAAATCTGCCCTAAACGAAGCCTGCTGAGCAGGCCCCGAGAGGACATCATGCCGATCTACAAAGCCCCGGTAGAAGACGTCAATTTCCTGCTCAACGACGTGTTTCAGATCGACCGCTACGACAATCTTCCCGGCTTTTCCGACGCCTCCGCCGATGTGCGCGAGGCGATTTTGTCGGAGGCCGCAAAACTCAGCGAGGAAGTGCTGCAGCCGCTCAATCGTGTGGGCGATATCGAGGGCTGCACCCGCCATGACGATGGCAGCGTGACCACGCCGAAAGGTTTCAAGGAAGCCTTCAAGCAGGTCGCCGAAGGCGGTTGGCTCGGGCTGTCGGCGCCGACTGAATATGGCGGTCAGGGCTTGCCGGTGACGCTGAGCCAGGCCGTCAACGAATTCCAGATCTCGGCCAACATGGCGTTCTCGATGTATGCCGGCCTGACCATGGGCGCGACCGCGGCGCTCGTGGTGCACGGCAAGCCCGAACAGAAGAAGATGTTCGTGCCGAAGATGGTCGCCGGACAATGGACCGGCACCATGAATCTCACCGAGCCGCAATGCGGCACCGATCTCGGCCTGTTGCGCACCAAGGCGGTCAAGCAGGCCGACGGCAGCTACAAGATATCAGGGACAAAAATCTTCATCTCCGCCGGCGAGCATGACCTCGCAGAAAACATCATCCATCTGGTGCTCGCCCGGATCGAGGGGGCGCCCGCCGGCATCAAGGGCGTGTCGCTGTTCGTGGTGCCGAAGATTCTTGTGAATGCCGACGGGTCGCTCGGCGCGCGCAATGGCGTGTCCTGCGGCTCGATCGAGCACAAGATGGGCATCCACGGCAATTCCACCTGCGTGATGAATTACGACGGCGCCATTGGCTGGCTGATCGGCGAGGAAAACAAGGGCATGCAGGGCATGTTCGTGATGATGAACGAGGCGCGGCTCGGCGTCGCCGTGCAGGGCCTGGCGCAATCCGAAGTCGCCTATCAGAACGCGGTCGCCTATGCGCGGGATCGCCTGCAGGGCCGCGCGCTGACGGGGCCGAAGGCACCCGAAAAACCGGCCGATCCGATCATCGTGCATCCCGACGTGCGCCGCACGCTGCTCACGATCCGCGCCTTCAACGAGGCGGCGCGCGCGATGGTGGTGTGGACTGCGCTCAAAAGCGACGTCGCTCATCGCTCCCCCGACCCCAAGGATCGCCAGGAGGCGGACGACCACATGGGGCTGATGACGCCGGTCATGAAGGGCGTCTTGACCGACGTCGGATTCTCCAACGCGGTGCTGGCGCAGCAGATGTATGGCGGTCACGGCTATATCGCCGAGCAGGGCATGGAGCAGTTCGTGCGCGATGCGCGCATCGCCATGATCTATGAGGGCGCCAACGGCATTCAGGCGCTCGATCTCGTCGGGCGCAAATTGCCGCGCGACGGCGGCCGCGCCGTGATGACTTTTTTCGGCGAGGTCGCGGCCTTCGCCAAGGATCACGTCACTGAGGAGGGGATGAAGCCCTATGTCGCTCCCTTGAGCGCAGCCCTTGGCCATCTGCAGCAGGCCACCACCTGGCTGATGCAGAACGCGATGACGAAGCCGGACAATGCAGGTGCTGCCGCCACCGACTACATGCAATTGTTCGGCCTCGTCACCTTCGCCTATATGTGGGCAAAGATGGCAAAGGTGGCGCTGGACAAGATTGCGGGCAGCGGCACCACGCCCTATCTGACCACCAAGCTCGTGACCGGCCGCTTCTTCATGGAACGGATGCTGCCGGAAACCTCACTGCACCTTGCGCGCATCCAGACGGGATGTGCGACCACCATGGAATTGGCGGCGGAAGCGTTCTGACCGGTGGCGCGATGTCGGCAGCCGAGGCGATCCTTGCGGAGTTTCGCGCCTTCGGCGTCGGCCGTCGACGCGACATGTTTTGTGCTCGATCAGCGTTCGACATCGTCGACCGCTGCGCGCGCGATGGAGTTGGCGTTCTCGGCATCGAGGGATTTTATCTGACAGACAAGATGACAATGCCGCAGCCCGATCATATCCTCGACCTCAGCGTCAATCCGCGCGCCTATGATGCTGCCCGCCATTTTCTTCGCTTGGGCGAAGGACTGCCTCTGTTCTACGAGTTCACGTTGGACGATGATGCGGTGAAAGGATCCGTTTAGCCCGCATTATGACGTTCTCGACATTTAGCGTCCCGCACCTACGCGATGGCCATCAGGAGACCTAAGATGCCCGAAGCCTATATCTACGATCACGTTCGCACGCCGCGCGGCCGCGGCAAGCAAGATGGCGCGCTGCACGAGGTGACCGCGCTGGCGCTCGCCACCGTGCCGCTGAAGGCGCTTAAAGAGCGCAACAATTTGAAGGAAGACGTCGTTGACGACGTCGTGCTCGGCGTGGTCGATCCGGTCGGCGAGGCCGGCTCCGACATCGCGCGCTTCGCGGCGATCAAGGCCGGTCTCGGCGAAGCCGTCCCCGGCGTTCAGATCAGTCGCTTCTGCGCTTCGGGCCTCGATGCCGTGAATTTCGCCGCGGCCCAAATCATGAGCGGCCAGCATGAGCTTACCATTGGCGGCGGCGCCGAATCGATGAGCCGCGTCGGCATCGGCGCCTCCGGCGGCGCCTGGCCGATGGACCCTTCCATTGCGGTGCCTGCTTACTTCATGCCGCAGGGCGTCTCCGCTGATTTGATTGCGACTAAATACGGGTTTTCGCGCGACGATGTCGACGCCTATGCGGTGCAGAGCCAGCAACGCGCCGGAAAAGCCTGGGACGAGGGGCGCTTCAAGAATTCGGTGGTGCCGGTGAAGGACGTCAACGGCCTCACCATCCTCGCCAAGGACGAGCATATGCGCCCGACCACGACGATGCAGTCGCTGGCGTCGCTTCAGCCTTCATTCGTGACCATGGGTCAGATGGGCGGTTTTGACGCGGTGGCGATCCAGTCGCACCCGGAAATCGAGCGCATCAACTATGTGCATCACGCCGGCAATTCCTCAGGCATCGTCGACGGCGCCGGCGCGGTCCTGCTCGGCAGCAAGGAGGCGGGTAGCAAGCACGGCCTGAAGCCGCGGGCGAAAATCCGCGCCTTTACCAATATCGGCTCCGAGCCCGCGATGATGCTGACCGGCCCGGTCGACGTGACCGAAAAGCTGTTCGAACGCTCCGGCATGAAGAAATCCGACATCGACCTGTTTGAATTGAACGAGGCCTTCGCTTCGGTGGTGCTGCGCTACATGCAGGCTTTCGACATCGACCCCGCCAAGATCAACGTCAATGGCGGCGCGATCGCGCTCGGCCATCCGCTCGGCGCAACGGGGGCGATGATCTTGGGGACCGTGCTCGATGAGCTCGAGCGCACCAACAAATCGACCGCTTTGGTCACGCTGTGCATCGGCGGCGGCATGGGCACCGCGACGATCATCGAAAGAGTCTAAGCGACCGTAGGGTGGGCAAAGCGGAAGCGTGCCCACCATTCCAGATAACAAGCCGATAGATGGTGGGCACGGCGCAAAGTGCGCCTTTGCCCACCCTACGCAGTGATCGAATTGGGAGCACCAAATGGCCTTCAAGAATTTCAAGATCGAGACCGACGCCGACGGCATTGCGCTCGTCACCTGGGACATTCCCGGCCGTTCGATGAATGTGCTGGATGAGACCACGATCACCGAGCTTGAGGAAATCGTGAAGCAAACTTCCGCCGACGCTGCCGTCAAGGGCGTCGTCGTCACCTCGGGCAAGGAGGCGTTCTCCGCCGGTGCTGACCTCTCGATGCTGGAGGGCATGAACCGCCGATATACCGACCTCTTGAAAGCCAAGGGCGAGGTCGCAGCCAACCAGATGCTGTTCGATGA is drawn from Bradyrhizobium lablabi and contains these coding sequences:
- a CDS encoding acetyl-CoA C-acetyltransferase, yielding MPEAYIYDHVRTPRGRGKQDGALHEVTALALATVPLKALKERNNLKEDVVDDVVLGVVDPVGEAGSDIARFAAIKAGLGEAVPGVQISRFCASGLDAVNFAAAQIMSGQHELTIGGGAESMSRVGIGASGGAWPMDPSIAVPAYFMPQGVSADLIATKYGFSRDDVDAYAVQSQQRAGKAWDEGRFKNSVVPVKDVNGLTILAKDEHMRPTTTMQSLASLQPSFVTMGQMGGFDAVAIQSHPEIERINYVHHAGNSSGIVDGAGAVLLGSKEAGSKHGLKPRAKIRAFTNIGSEPAMMLTGPVDVTEKLFERSGMKKSDIDLFELNEAFASVVLRYMQAFDIDPAKINVNGGAIALGHPLGATGAMILGTVLDELERTNKSTALVTLCIGGGMGTATIIERV
- a CDS encoding nuclear transport factor 2 family protein encodes the protein MTGLEKWYGYMKSHDDAALWDLLDPDAVFESPVVHTPQRGRDITFKYLSSAGKVLGGAGFVYTGEWRSDAGAVLEFETEIDGIKLNGVDIIRFGDDGRITHFKVMVRPLKAINLLHRLMGEQLAK
- a CDS encoding NAD(P)H-dependent flavin oxidoreductase, translated to MPLPASLQGRLELPVLGAPLFIVSGPELVIAQCKAGIVGSFPALNARPVEKLDEWLTRIENELGEYQALHPEKKVAPYAVNQICHVSNDRLMQDMETCVKHRVPIIITSLRPPSEIVEAAHSYGGVVFHDVINVKHARKAAEQGVDGLILVCAGAGGHAGTLSPFALVREVKQWFKGTILLSGAIADGWSIASALALGADLAYMGTRFIATEEANADRAYKNALTAHAAHDIVYSNLFTGVHGNYLGPSIAAAGLDPNNLPVADKSKMNFGSGGNMKVKAWRDIWGSGQGIGQITDAPPVAELAERLKLEFADASGDFVKRISA
- a CDS encoding acyl-CoA dehydrogenase C-terminal domain-containing protein: MPIYKAPVEDVNFLLNDVFQIDRYDNLPGFSDASADVREAILSEAAKLSEEVLQPLNRVGDIEGCTRHDDGSVTTPKGFKEAFKQVAEGGWLGLSAPTEYGGQGLPVTLSQAVNEFQISANMAFSMYAGLTMGATAALVVHGKPEQKKMFVPKMVAGQWTGTMNLTEPQCGTDLGLLRTKAVKQADGSYKISGTKIFISAGEHDLAENIIHLVLARIEGAPAGIKGVSLFVVPKILVNADGSLGARNGVSCGSIEHKMGIHGNSTCVMNYDGAIGWLIGEENKGMQGMFVMMNEARLGVAVQGLAQSEVAYQNAVAYARDRLQGRALTGPKAPEKPADPIIVHPDVRRTLLTIRAFNEAARAMVVWTALKSDVAHRSPDPKDRQEADDHMGLMTPVMKGVLTDVGFSNAVLAQQMYGGHGYIAEQGMEQFVRDARIAMIYEGANGIQALDLVGRKLPRDGGRAVMTFFGEVAAFAKDHVTEEGMKPYVAPLSAALGHLQQATTWLMQNAMTKPDNAGAAATDYMQLFGLVTFAYMWAKMAKVALDKIAGSGTTPYLTTKLVTGRFFMERMLPETSLHLARIQTGCATTMELAAEAF
- a CDS encoding PadR family transcriptional regulator — translated: MALGDAILVCLTERPMTGYELAKTFDASIGFFWKADHQQIYRELTKLRDRGHVQGREVVQSGKPNKLVYTLTAEGKASLRHWAARPSSPPSIKDDLLVRLYALDSVDIDPLRADLMARLEYHRDRLARYERILRKRFADGATSPADTGKLLGLRLGLRHERAVVEWCEEALHTLSATAIGANVTPINANQREHNG